One part of the Arabidopsis thaliana chromosome 4, partial sequence genome encodes these proteins:
- the CIP4.1 gene encoding COP1-interacting protein 4.1 translates to MANRETDSSPEIRCVFVETNLDTRLALPVHKDEIISDFKDKVLKEHKQVFPEIGEINISAMKVKRRREFYHFSESLNVCKAFDGISTDWFMYIDAVRVDKGKTLAIMDVDQNLELVEKKEEIPNGKNTKDLTIGEGLETQLVEKKTRKRRIVSSGGKTSRKKSKDQSVVAATTQKVQGEVASQSCAVSPREKLDVVVTGADIESGEMNNISMGENRQTSVADRLLEEKNLTVNSELVDGQTSGVVKEVLDNQTVKGALEKLDDLTGAIEQDLETGEITADIVMIDQEKGSTPVSELVDGQITSQDDERGEGRRLAPSALDNLQTAEVVTNADNQLEASSGMTTGPATEKKRKRTKGSKDHIKQSTAAATTNSRKIVNEINELPGNGDCGDATSKSLPIPERETLQNPLVEAIQKETELGVKTVEDVGTNNMETDTLVSHPENHLVANSELTSTPVTEKKKRQKKSSKNDINKSTAATTTSKIIVNEREKVSGSIDCVDATSESIPNSKGEKLSDTVVDARQNGNEMGDILVDKVGSGEATLIGADKIQAASDLHVAGMASTPHAFVQESKTLDHIGKVTDSEHEVPKERVAIDADQAKSVKSTKKKSSRKAKTPAKEDTLVDSGAQNVEPIKVVDGEGHDNVIRNVLDSLQQRNEAEENMEKSGKKSSKRSKKKDSLNIVEEAQVVDSLQQKKEAEENLEKSGKKSSKRSKKKDSLNIVEEAQVLSVEVNNVAQEEASPINNPKDTDALFTPAKKNTESNASPLKKIIEVTDNTEDINRSMQVQKENAGMGDNIGSSQKDDIVGGANKQDQVTGGTKSKKEKKSLDLHPGGSIDGSMKMKETKGRVQPSSSGTSQLQSMAKNDRSGSKVDLSDAPMKGTVNNKKEAVKKSSKSVTVNKSKMNVNNKEKAVKKISNSVTANKSTTNFFKDAEEDESKTTTSDSTKAPSDSSSDNDSDVTSSMHMKQGNNLSGGTNRLSGSLQDIVRSSKSYKAAKLTASQSQSDAFDDESLAKDVVPDSQAVI, encoded by the exons ATGGCTAATCGCGAAACAGATTCCTCACCGGAGATTCGCTGCGTCTTTGTAGAAACCAACCTCGACACTCGTCTCGCGTTACCTGTGCATAAAGATGAAATCATCTCCGATTTCAAAG aCAAAGTACTCAAGGAGCATAAACAAGTTTTCCCAGAAATTGGAGAAATCAATATCTCTGCGATGAAG gtTAAAAGACGAAGAGAGTTTTATCATTTCTCAGAATCTTTGAATGTGTGTAAGGCTTTTGATGGCATTAGTACAGACTGGTTTATGTATATTGATGCCGTTAGAGTTGACAAGGGTAAGACGTTGGCTATAATGGATGTTGATCAAAACCTTGAGTTGGttgagaagaaggaagagattcCAAATGGTAAGAATACTAAGGATTTGACTATTGGAGAAGGTTTGGAAACTCAACTTGTTGAGAAAAAGACGAGGAAGAGGAGAATTGTAAGTTCCGGTGGGAAAACAAGTCGAAAGAAATCTAAGGATCAATCTGTTGTTGCTGCTACAACTCAAAAAGTACAGGGTGAAGTTGCCTCTCAATCTTGTGCAGTTTCACCAAGAGAAAAGCTAGATGTTGTTGTCACTGGAGCAG ACATTGAAAGCGGCGAGATGAACAACATTAGTATGGGAGAGAATCGGCAAACTTCTGTTGCGGACAGGCTATTGGAAGAGAAAAATCTCACAGTTAATTCAGAGCTTGTAGATGGGCAAACCAGTGGTGTGGTGAAGGAAGTACTAGACAATCAAACTGTTAAAGGAGCTCTAGAAAAGCTAGATGATCTTACGGGAGCAATAGAACaag ATCTTGAAACGGGAGAAATCACTGCTGATATAGTCATGATTGACCAAGAGAAGGGTAGTACACCTGTTTCAGAACTTGTAGATGGGCAGATTACATCACAAGATGATGAGAGAGGTGAGGGAAGAAGATTGGCTCCAAGTGCTCTCGATAATCTTCAAACTGCTGAAGTGGTGACTAACGCGGATAACCAGTTGGAAGCTAGCAGTGGTATGACAACTGGTCCAGctacagagaagaagagaaagcgaACGAAGGGCTCAAAAGATCACATCAAACAATCTACTGCTGCTGCTACtacaaattcaagaaaaattgTGAATGAGATAAATGAATTACCTGGAAATGGAGATTGTGGTGATGCTACTTCTAAATCTCTTCCAATCCCAGAAAGAGAAACTCTTCAAAATCCTCTTGTAGAAGCAATACAAAAAG AAACTGAGTTGGGTGTGAAAACTGTCGAAGATGTGGGAACAAATAATATGGAAACTGATACTCTAGTGAGCCACCCGGAAAATCATTTGGTGGCCAACAGTGAGTTGACATCTACTCCAGTtactgagaagaagaaaag gcaAAAGAAGTCCTCAAAGAATGACATCAATAAATCTACTGCTGCTACTACAACATCAAAGATAATTGTGAATGAGAGGGAGAAGGTATCTGGAAGTATAGATTGTGTTGATGCTACTTCTGAATCTATTCCTAACTCGAAAGGAGAGAAGCTTTCCGATACTGTTGTAGATGCAAGACAAAATG gaAATGAGATGGGTGACATATTGGTTGACAAGGTGGGAAGTGGAGAGGCGACTCTTATCGGTGCAGACAAAATACAAGCTGCGAGTGATCTACATGTTGCTGGTATGGCGAGCACCCCACATGCCTTTGTCCAGGAATCCAAAACGCTGGACCACATAGGTAAAGTTACGGATAGTGAACATGAAGTTCCTAAGGAAAGAGTTGCGATAGATGCTGATCAGGCTAAATCTGTGAAGTCTACTAAGAAGAAAAGTTCAAGAAAAGCCAAGACCCCAGCTAAAGAAGATACTCTGGTAGATTCTGGTGCACAGAATGTTGAACCTATCAAAGTTGTAGATGGAGAAGGACATGATAATGTTATCAGAAATGTATTAGATTCTTTGCAGCAAAGGAACGAAGCTGAGGAGAATATGGAGAAAAGTGGGAAGAAATCAAGcaagagatcgaagaagaaagactctTTGAACATTGTGGAGGAGGCCCAAGTAGTAGATTCTTTgcagcaaaagaaagaagctgagGAAAATCTGGAAAAAAGTGGGAAGAAGTCAAGCaagagatcaaagaagaaagactcTTTGAACATTGTGGAGGAGGCCCAAGTATTGTCAGTTGAGGTAAACAATGTTGCTCAGGAGGAAGCTTCTCCCATCAACAACCCAAAAGACACAGATGCATTATTCACGCCAGCTAAAAAAAATACCGAGAGCAATGCTTCACCTTTGAAAAAGATTATTGAGGTCACCGATAATACTGAGGATATTAACCGTTCCATGCAAGTTCAGAAAGAGAACGCTGGTATGGGAGACAATATTGGTTCTAGCCAAAAGGACGATATTGTTGGTGGTGCTAACAAGCAAGACCAAGTGACTGGTGGAACTAAGTctaaaaaggagaagaaaagcctTGATTTGCATCCTGGTGGTTCCATTGATGGCtcaatgaaaatgaaagagacaaaaggtAGAGTTCAACCATCTAGTTCAGGTACTAGTCAATTGCAGTCAATGGCTAAGAATGATCGCAGTGGATCAAAGGTTGATCTTTCTGATGCACCCATGAAAGGCACAGTAAACAACAAGAAGGAAGCTGTGAAGAAAAGCTCTAAGTCGGTTACAGTGAACAAGAGTAAGATGAATGTCAACAACAAGGAGAAAGCTGTGAAGAAAATCTCTAACTCAGTCACAGCGAACAAAAGTACAACGAATTTCTTCAAGGATGCTGAGGAGGATGAATCTAAGACGACTACGAGTGACTCCACTAAAGCACCATCAGATAGTTCATCAGACAATGATAGTGATGTGACTTCTTCTATGCATATGAAGCAAG GAAACAATCTGTCTGGAGGAACAAATAG GTTATCGGGGAGCCTGCAAGATATCGTAAGAAGCTCAAAAAGTTACAAGGCGGCAAAACTGACAGCTTCTCAATCACAATCCGATGCATTCGATGATGAGAGCCTTGCGAAAGATGTTGTCCCAGATAGCCAAGCCGTCATCTAA
- the CIP4.1 gene encoding COP1-interacting protein 4.1, with product MANRETDSSPEIRCVFVETNLDTRLALPVHKDEIISDFKDKVLKEHKQVFPEIGEINISAMKVKRRREFYHFSESLNVCKAFDGISTDWFMYIDAVRVDKGKTLAIMDVDQNLELVEKKEEIPNGKNTKDLTIGEGLETQLVEKKTRKRRIVSSGGKTSRKKSKDQSVVAATTQKVQGEVASQSCAVSPREKLDVVVTGADIESGEMNNISMGENRQTSVADRLLEEKNLTVNSELVDGQTSGVVKEVLDNQTVKGALEKLDDLTGAIEQDLETGEITADIVMIDQEKGSTPVSELVDGQITSQDDERGEGRRLAPSALDNLQTAEVVTNADNQLEASSGMTTGPATEKKRKRTKGSKDHIKQSTAAATTNSRKIVNEINELPGNGDCGDATSKSLPIPERETLQNPLVEAIQKETELGVKTVEDVGTNNMETDTLVSHPENHLVANSELTSTPVTEKKKRQKKSSKDQINLSATAATATTASREIVNEINGAPGNVDRVDATSESCLISQRENLGKENEIGEKIKEDVGSGKAIPSSADNIQTDKRVSYPDNQLEVSSGLTTGPTTEKKKRQKKSSKNDINKSTAATTTSKIIVNEREKVSGSIDCVDATSESIPNSKGEKLSDTVVDARQNGNEMGDILVDKVGSGEATLIGADKIQAASDLHVAGMASTPHAFVQESKTLDHIGKVTDSEHEVPKERVAIDADQAKSVKSTKKKSSRKAKTPAKEDTLVDSGAQNVEPIKVVDGEGHDNVIRNVLDSLQQRNEAEENMEKSGKKSSKRSKKKDSLNIVEEAQVVDSLQQKKEAEENLEKSGKKSSKRSKKKDSLNIVEEAQVLSVEVNNVAQEEASPINNPKDTDALFTPAKKNTESNASPLKKIIEVTDNTEDINRSMQVQKENAGMGDNIGSSQKDDIVGGANKQDQVTGGTKSKKEKKSLDLHPGGSIDGSMKMKETKGRVQPSSSGTSQLQSMAKNDRSGSKVDLSDAPMKGTVNNKKEAVKKSSKSVTVNKSKMNVNNKEKAVKKISNSVTANKSTTNFFKDAEEDESKTTTSDSTKAPSDSSSDNDSDVTSSMHMKQGNNLSGGTNR from the exons ATGGCTAATCGCGAAACAGATTCCTCACCGGAGATTCGCTGCGTCTTTGTAGAAACCAACCTCGACACTCGTCTCGCGTTACCTGTGCATAAAGATGAAATCATCTCCGATTTCAAAG aCAAAGTACTCAAGGAGCATAAACAAGTTTTCCCAGAAATTGGAGAAATCAATATCTCTGCGATGAAG gtTAAAAGACGAAGAGAGTTTTATCATTTCTCAGAATCTTTGAATGTGTGTAAGGCTTTTGATGGCATTAGTACAGACTGGTTTATGTATATTGATGCCGTTAGAGTTGACAAGGGTAAGACGTTGGCTATAATGGATGTTGATCAAAACCTTGAGTTGGttgagaagaaggaagagattcCAAATGGTAAGAATACTAAGGATTTGACTATTGGAGAAGGTTTGGAAACTCAACTTGTTGAGAAAAAGACGAGGAAGAGGAGAATTGTAAGTTCCGGTGGGAAAACAAGTCGAAAGAAATCTAAGGATCAATCTGTTGTTGCTGCTACAACTCAAAAAGTACAGGGTGAAGTTGCCTCTCAATCTTGTGCAGTTTCACCAAGAGAAAAGCTAGATGTTGTTGTCACTGGAGCAG ACATTGAAAGCGGCGAGATGAACAACATTAGTATGGGAGAGAATCGGCAAACTTCTGTTGCGGACAGGCTATTGGAAGAGAAAAATCTCACAGTTAATTCAGAGCTTGTAGATGGGCAAACCAGTGGTGTGGTGAAGGAAGTACTAGACAATCAAACTGTTAAAGGAGCTCTAGAAAAGCTAGATGATCTTACGGGAGCAATAGAACaag ATCTTGAAACGGGAGAAATCACTGCTGATATAGTCATGATTGACCAAGAGAAGGGTAGTACACCTGTTTCAGAACTTGTAGATGGGCAGATTACATCACAAGATGATGAGAGAGGTGAGGGAAGAAGATTGGCTCCAAGTGCTCTCGATAATCTTCAAACTGCTGAAGTGGTGACTAACGCGGATAACCAGTTGGAAGCTAGCAGTGGTATGACAACTGGTCCAGctacagagaagaagagaaagcgaACGAAGGGCTCAAAAGATCACATCAAACAATCTACTGCTGCTGCTACtacaaattcaagaaaaattgTGAATGAGATAAATGAATTACCTGGAAATGGAGATTGTGGTGATGCTACTTCTAAATCTCTTCCAATCCCAGAAAGAGAAACTCTTCAAAATCCTCTTGTAGAAGCAATACAAAAAG AAACTGAGTTGGGTGTGAAAACTGTCGAAGATGTGGGAACAAATAATATGGAAACTGATACTCTAGTGAGCCACCCGGAAAATCATTTGGTGGCCAACAGTGAGTTGACATCTACTCCAGTtactgagaagaagaaaaggcaAAAGAAGAGCTCAAAAGATCAAATCAATCTATCTGCTACTGCCGCTACTGCTACCACAGCTTCAAGAGAAATTGTGAACGAGATAAACGGAGCACCTGGAAATGTAGATCGTGTTGATGCTACTTCTGAATCTTGTCTAATATCACAAAGAGAAAATCTTGGCAAAG AAAATGAGATTGGTGAGAAGATTAAGGAAGATGTGGGAAGCGGAAAAGCTATACCAAGTTCTGCAGATAATATCCAGACCGATAAACGGGTGAGCTACCCAGATAATCAGTTGGAGGTTAGCAGTGGTTTGACAACCGGGCCAActacagagaagaagaaaaggcaAAAGAAGTCCTCAAAGAATGACATCAATAAATCTACTGCTGCTACTACAACATCAAAGATAATTGTGAATGAGAGGGAGAAGGTATCTGGAAGTATAGATTGTGTTGATGCTACTTCTGAATCTATTCCTAACTCGAAAGGAGAGAAGCTTTCCGATACTGTTGTAGATGCAAGACAAAATG gaAATGAGATGGGTGACATATTGGTTGACAAGGTGGGAAGTGGAGAGGCGACTCTTATCGGTGCAGACAAAATACAAGCTGCGAGTGATCTACATGTTGCTGGTATGGCGAGCACCCCACATGCCTTTGTCCAGGAATCCAAAACGCTGGACCACATAGGTAAAGTTACGGATAGTGAACATGAAGTTCCTAAGGAAAGAGTTGCGATAGATGCTGATCAGGCTAAATCTGTGAAGTCTACTAAGAAGAAAAGTTCAAGAAAAGCCAAGACCCCAGCTAAAGAAGATACTCTGGTAGATTCTGGTGCACAGAATGTTGAACCTATCAAAGTTGTAGATGGAGAAGGACATGATAATGTTATCAGAAATGTATTAGATTCTTTGCAGCAAAGGAACGAAGCTGAGGAGAATATGGAGAAAAGTGGGAAGAAATCAAGcaagagatcgaagaagaaagactctTTGAACATTGTGGAGGAGGCCCAAGTAGTAGATTCTTTgcagcaaaagaaagaagctgagGAAAATCTGGAAAAAAGTGGGAAGAAGTCAAGCaagagatcaaagaagaaagactcTTTGAACATTGTGGAGGAGGCCCAAGTATTGTCAGTTGAGGTAAACAATGTTGCTCAGGAGGAAGCTTCTCCCATCAACAACCCAAAAGACACAGATGCATTATTCACGCCAGCTAAAAAAAATACCGAGAGCAATGCTTCACCTTTGAAAAAGATTATTGAGGTCACCGATAATACTGAGGATATTAACCGTTCCATGCAAGTTCAGAAAGAGAACGCTGGTATGGGAGACAATATTGGTTCTAGCCAAAAGGACGATATTGTTGGTGGTGCTAACAAGCAAGACCAAGTGACTGGTGGAACTAAGTctaaaaaggagaagaaaagcctTGATTTGCATCCTGGTGGTTCCATTGATGGCtcaatgaaaatgaaagagacaaaaggtAGAGTTCAACCATCTAGTTCAGGTACTAGTCAATTGCAGTCAATGGCTAAGAATGATCGCAGTGGATCAAAGGTTGATCTTTCTGATGCACCCATGAAAGGCACAGTAAACAACAAGAAGGAAGCTGTGAAGAAAAGCTCTAAGTCGGTTACAGTGAACAAGAGTAAGATGAATGTCAACAACAAGGAGAAAGCTGTGAAGAAAATCTCTAACTCAGTCACAGCGAACAAAAGTACAACGAATTTCTTCAAGGATGCTGAGGAGGATGAATCTAAGACGACTACGAGTGACTCCACTAAAGCACCATCAGATAGTTCATCAGACAATGATAGTGATGTGACTTCTTCTATGCATATGAAGCAAG GAAACAATCTGTCTGGAGGAACAAATAGGTAA
- the CIP4.1 gene encoding COP1-interacting protein 4.1, with translation MANRETDSSPEIRCVFVETNLDTRLALPVHKDEIISDFKDKVLKEHKQVFPEIGEINISAMKVKRRREFYHFSESLNVCKAFDGISTDWFMYIDAVRVDKGKTLAIMDVDQNLELVEKKEEIPNGKNTKDLTIGEGLETQLVEKKTRKRRIVSSGGKTSRKKSKDQSVVAATTQKVQGEVASQSCAVSPREKLDVVVTGADIESGEMNNISMGENRQTSVADRLLEEKNLTVNSELVDGQTSGVVKEVLDNQTVKGALEKLDDLTGAIEQDLETGEITADIVMIDQEKGSTPVSELVDGQITSQDDERGEGRRLAPSALDNLQTAEVVTNADNQLEASSGMTTGPATEKKRKRTKGSKDHIKQSTAAATTNSRKIVNEINELPGNGDCGDATSKSLPIPERETLQNPLVEAIQKETELGVKTVEDVGTNNMETDTLVSHPENHLVANSELTSTPVTEKKKRQKKSSKDQINLSATAATATTASREIVNEINGAPGNVDRVDATSESCLISQRENLGKENEIGEKIKEDVGSGKAIPSSADNIQTDKRVSYPDNQLEVSSGLTTGPTTEKKKRQKKSSKNDINKSTAATTTSKIIVNEREKVSGSIDCVDATSESIPNSKGEKLSDTVVDARQNGNEMGDILVDKVGSGEATLIGADKIQAASDLHVAGMASTPHAFVQESKTLDHIGKVTDSEHEVPKERVAIDADQAKSVKSTKKKSSRKAKTPAKEDTLVDSGAQNVEPIKVVDGEGHDNVIRNVLDSLQQRNEAEENMEKSGKKSSKRSKKKDSLNIVEEAQVLSVEVNNVAQEEASPINNPKDTDALFTPAKKNTESNASPLKKIIEVTDNTEDINRSMQVQKENAGMGDNIGSSQKDDIVGGANKQDQVTGGTKSKKEKKSLDLHPGGSIDGSMKMKETKGRVQPSSSGTSQLQSMAKNDRSGSKVDLSDAPMKGTVNNKKEAVKKSSKSVTVNKSKMNVNNKEKAVKKISNSVTANKSTTNFFKDAEEDESKTTTSDSTKAPSDSSSDNDSDVTSSMHMKQGNNLSGGTNRLSGSLQDIVRSSKSYKAAKLTASQSQSDAFDDESLAKDVVPDSQAVI, from the exons ATGGCTAATCGCGAAACAGATTCCTCACCGGAGATTCGCTGCGTCTTTGTAGAAACCAACCTCGACACTCGTCTCGCGTTACCTGTGCATAAAGATGAAATCATCTCCGATTTCAAAG aCAAAGTACTCAAGGAGCATAAACAAGTTTTCCCAGAAATTGGAGAAATCAATATCTCTGCGATGAAG gtTAAAAGACGAAGAGAGTTTTATCATTTCTCAGAATCTTTGAATGTGTGTAAGGCTTTTGATGGCATTAGTACAGACTGGTTTATGTATATTGATGCCGTTAGAGTTGACAAGGGTAAGACGTTGGCTATAATGGATGTTGATCAAAACCTTGAGTTGGttgagaagaaggaagagattcCAAATGGTAAGAATACTAAGGATTTGACTATTGGAGAAGGTTTGGAAACTCAACTTGTTGAGAAAAAGACGAGGAAGAGGAGAATTGTAAGTTCCGGTGGGAAAACAAGTCGAAAGAAATCTAAGGATCAATCTGTTGTTGCTGCTACAACTCAAAAAGTACAGGGTGAAGTTGCCTCTCAATCTTGTGCAGTTTCACCAAGAGAAAAGCTAGATGTTGTTGTCACTGGAGCAG ACATTGAAAGCGGCGAGATGAACAACATTAGTATGGGAGAGAATCGGCAAACTTCTGTTGCGGACAGGCTATTGGAAGAGAAAAATCTCACAGTTAATTCAGAGCTTGTAGATGGGCAAACCAGTGGTGTGGTGAAGGAAGTACTAGACAATCAAACTGTTAAAGGAGCTCTAGAAAAGCTAGATGATCTTACGGGAGCAATAGAACaag ATCTTGAAACGGGAGAAATCACTGCTGATATAGTCATGATTGACCAAGAGAAGGGTAGTACACCTGTTTCAGAACTTGTAGATGGGCAGATTACATCACAAGATGATGAGAGAGGTGAGGGAAGAAGATTGGCTCCAAGTGCTCTCGATAATCTTCAAACTGCTGAAGTGGTGACTAACGCGGATAACCAGTTGGAAGCTAGCAGTGGTATGACAACTGGTCCAGctacagagaagaagagaaagcgaACGAAGGGCTCAAAAGATCACATCAAACAATCTACTGCTGCTGCTACtacaaattcaagaaaaattgTGAATGAGATAAATGAATTACCTGGAAATGGAGATTGTGGTGATGCTACTTCTAAATCTCTTCCAATCCCAGAAAGAGAAACTCTTCAAAATCCTCTTGTAGAAGCAATACAAAAAG AAACTGAGTTGGGTGTGAAAACTGTCGAAGATGTGGGAACAAATAATATGGAAACTGATACTCTAGTGAGCCACCCGGAAAATCATTTGGTGGCCAACAGTGAGTTGACATCTACTCCAGTtactgagaagaagaaaaggcaAAAGAAGAGCTCAAAAGATCAAATCAATCTATCTGCTACTGCCGCTACTGCTACCACAGCTTCAAGAGAAATTGTGAACGAGATAAACGGAGCACCTGGAAATGTAGATCGTGTTGATGCTACTTCTGAATCTTGTCTAATATCACAAAGAGAAAATCTTGGCAAAG AAAATGAGATTGGTGAGAAGATTAAGGAAGATGTGGGAAGCGGAAAAGCTATACCAAGTTCTGCAGATAATATCCAGACCGATAAACGGGTGAGCTACCCAGATAATCAGTTGGAGGTTAGCAGTGGTTTGACAACCGGGCCAActacagagaagaagaaaaggcaAAAGAAGTCCTCAAAGAATGACATCAATAAATCTACTGCTGCTACTACAACATCAAAGATAATTGTGAATGAGAGGGAGAAGGTATCTGGAAGTATAGATTGTGTTGATGCTACTTCTGAATCTATTCCTAACTCGAAAGGAGAGAAGCTTTCCGATACTGTTGTAGATGCAAGACAAAATG gaAATGAGATGGGTGACATATTGGTTGACAAGGTGGGAAGTGGAGAGGCGACTCTTATCGGTGCAGACAAAATACAAGCTGCGAGTGATCTACATGTTGCTGGTATGGCGAGCACCCCACATGCCTTTGTCCAGGAATCCAAAACGCTGGACCACATAGGTAAAGTTACGGATAGTGAACATGAAGTTCCTAAGGAAAGAGTTGCGATAGATGCTGATCAGGCTAAATCTGTGAAGTCTACTAAGAAGAAAAGTTCAAGAAAAGCCAAGACCCCAGCTAAAGAAGATACTCTGGTAGATTCTGGTGCACAGAATGTTGAACCTATCAAAGTTGTAGATGGAGAAGGACATGATAATGTTATCAGAAATGTATTAGATTCTTTGCAGCAAAGGAACGAAGCTGAGGAGAATATGGAGAAAAGTGGGAAGAAATCAAGcaagagatcgaagaagaaagactctTTGAACATTGTGGAGGAG GCCCAAGTATTGTCAGTTGAGGTAAACAATGTTGCTCAGGAGGAAGCTTCTCCCATCAACAACCCAAAAGACACAGATGCATTATTCACGCCAGCTAAAAAAAATACCGAGAGCAATGCTTCACCTTTGAAAAAGATTATTGAGGTCACCGATAATACTGAGGATATTAACCGTTCCATGCAAGTTCAGAAAGAGAACGCTGGTATGGGAGACAATATTGGTTCTAGCCAAAAGGACGATATTGTTGGTGGTGCTAACAAGCAAGACCAAGTGACTGGTGGAACTAAGTctaaaaaggagaagaaaagcctTGATTTGCATCCTGGTGGTTCCATTGATGGCtcaatgaaaatgaaagagacaaaaggtAGAGTTCAACCATCTAGTTCAGGTACTAGTCAATTGCAGTCAATGGCTAAGAATGATCGCAGTGGATCAAAGGTTGATCTTTCTGATGCACCCATGAAAGGCACAGTAAACAACAAGAAGGAAGCTGTGAAGAAAAGCTCTAAGTCGGTTACAGTGAACAAGAGTAAGATGAATGTCAACAACAAGGAGAAAGCTGTGAAGAAAATCTCTAACTCAGTCACAGCGAACAAAAGTACAACGAATTTCTTCAAGGATGCTGAGGAGGATGAATCTAAGACGACTACGAGTGACTCCACTAAAGCACCATCAGATAGTTCATCAGACAATGATAGTGATGTGACTTCTTCTATGCATATGAAGCAAG GAAACAATCTGTCTGGAGGAACAAATAG GTTATCGGGGAGCCTGCAAGATATCGTAAGAAGCTCAAAAAGTTACAAGGCGGCAAAACTGACAGCTTCTCAATCACAATCCGATGCATTCGATGATGAGAGCCTTGCGAAAGATGTTGTCCCAGATAGCCAAGCCGTCATCTAA